Proteins co-encoded in one Leptotrichia trevisanii DSM 22070 genomic window:
- a CDS encoding efflux RND transporter periplasmic adaptor subunit, whose translation MRKNDNVIWFLPTVLIFVILLMIKFCTPRLNDKFIVEPIKRENLELFIDTQGKAEAKDFVTIGLNIQLGVDKVYFKEGDRVSKGDVIIRFSEYKEKELDNKLNDRREALAVKQSQLRYLIEQEKQKVDVSEQMQQLRGEVEALQTEATELLQEKQLVQRVVFSPVDGYIVKINVLEGGVTDTSTPVLILAKSYDLKITSDPVKSEKLKYINIGNEARMQSMNIKNSKDDKNENSNTFNATLYKINNTGVDNLKTLEFLTNSFQNIALNEKLNIRLYYQKRENVLTVPLTAIVKKNSKAGIKCYIYFIDKDNKVTEQEVQIGINNGEKIEIYGNEIKEGQEIIVNPNEKLQNNIIVQRRSLADERREKERRLSKLEKDDKKKKEEIEEIEREIIRLKKEK comes from the coding sequence ATGAGAAAAAATGATAATGTTATATGGTTCTTGCCAACAGTGTTAATATTTGTAATTCTTCTGATGATAAAGTTTTGTACTCCAAGACTTAATGACAAGTTTATTGTCGAACCAATTAAACGAGAAAATTTGGAACTTTTTATTGACACACAAGGTAAAGCCGAAGCAAAAGATTTTGTTACAATTGGCTTGAATATACAATTAGGAGTTGATAAAGTTTATTTTAAAGAAGGAGACAGAGTTAGTAAAGGTGATGTAATAATTCGCTTTAGTGAATATAAAGAAAAAGAACTGGATAATAAATTAAATGATAGGCGTGAAGCTTTAGCTGTAAAACAATCTCAATTAAGATATTTGATAGAACAAGAAAAACAGAAAGTAGATGTAAGTGAACAAATGCAACAACTTAGAGGAGAAGTGGAAGCATTGCAAACTGAAGCAACGGAACTCCTTCAGGAAAAGCAATTAGTTCAGAGAGTAGTTTTTAGTCCAGTTGATGGATATATTGTGAAAATAAATGTACTAGAAGGTGGTGTAACAGATACATCTACTCCTGTCTTGATACTAGCTAAAAGTTATGATTTAAAGATTACAAGTGATCCTGTTAAATCCGAAAAACTGAAATATATTAACATTGGAAACGAAGCAAGAATGCAATCAATGAATATAAAAAATTCAAAAGATGACAAAAATGAAAATTCTAATACATTTAACGCTACACTGTACAAAATTAATAATACTGGTGTGGATAATTTAAAAACTTTAGAATTTTTAACAAATTCATTTCAGAATATTGCTTTAAATGAAAAATTGAATATTCGTCTTTATTACCAAAAAAGAGAAAATGTTTTAACAGTTCCTTTAACGGCAATTGTAAAGAAAAATTCTAAGGCTGGAATAAAATGTTATATTTATTTTATTGATAAAGATAATAAAGTAACAGAACAAGAGGTTCAAATAGGTATTAATAATGGTGAAAAAATAGAAATTTATGGTAACGAAATAAAAGAAGGACAGGAAATTATTGTTAATCCAAATGAAAAATTACAAAATAATATAATCGTTCAACGTCGTAGTCTAGCAGATGAAAGGCGGGAAAAAGAAAGAAGATTATCAAAATTAGAAAAAGATGATAAGAAAAAAAAGGAAGAAATAGAAGAAATTGAACGAGAGATTATTAGACTTAAAAAAGAAAAATAA